A region from the Isachenkonia alkalipeptolytica genome encodes:
- a CDS encoding phosphate/phosphite/phosphonate ABC transporter substrate-binding protein: MKKATLRIIIIVLAATILFTGCSEEEEVLTMGFVPMRDGEQLIESLEPLEEMISREMGITVEAFTATNYVGVVEGLGSGQVDFGFIPPFAYALANGESDARVALTVLNASGESSYQSQFLVREDSDIESFEDLYGKTVAFVDPSSTSGYLFPGAHLYDQGIDMEEDISYLYSGGHDQSLQLLLSGDVDAAVTFVDARERYQEDFPNALVETRVLGHTEKIPNISVTISDSLDPETEEKLQEALIKIGDTKEGAELLAELFNIHGFVIAEDRDYDIIRDTAKIMNVDLSNQ; this comes from the coding sequence ATGAAAAAAGCGACGTTAAGAATCATTATAATTGTACTGGCAGCAACGATATTGTTCACCGGGTGTTCTGAGGAGGAAGAAGTGTTGACCATGGGTTTTGTACCCATGAGGGATGGAGAACAACTGATTGAGTCCCTGGAGCCCTTAGAGGAAATGATTTCCCGGGAGATGGGAATAACCGTGGAAGCCTTTACCGCAACAAACTATGTGGGAGTGGTGGAGGGACTGGGTTCCGGACAGGTGGACTTCGGTTTCATTCCACCCTTCGCTTACGCTCTTGCCAATGGGGAAAGTGATGCAAGGGTAGCCCTGACGGTATTAAATGCCAGCGGGGAAAGTAGTTATCAATCCCAATTTTTAGTAAGGGAAGACTCGGACATTGAAAGTTTTGAAGATCTTTACGGAAAAACCGTAGCCTTTGTGGACCCATCCTCCACTTCCGGTTATTTATTTCCCGGAGCCCATCTCTATGATCAGGGAATTGATATGGAAGAGGATATAAGTTATCTTTACAGCGGAGGCCATGATCAATCCCTTCAACTACTCTTAAGCGGTGATGTGGATGCAGCGGTAACCTTTGTGGATGCAAGGGAACGGTATCAAGAGGATTTTCCCAATGCCTTGGTAGAAACCCGGGTTCTTGGTCATACGGAGAAAATCCCGAACATCAGTGTAACCATCAGTGATTCCCTGGATCCGGAAACCGAAGAAAAGCTTCAGGAAGCCTTAATTAAAATCGGGGATACAAAAGAGGGGGCGGAGCTCCTGGCGGAACTCTTTAACATCCACGGTTTTGTAATTGCAGAGGACCGGGATTACGATATTATCCGG
- the rpsD gene encoding 30S ribosomal protein S4 has translation MARNLNPRFKESRRLGVNIYGHPKAMDRYRKGMGRGDKKLSTYGEQLLQKQRLKAYYGVLEKQMRRYMDEAKKSADITGDQLVRLLETRLDNMVYRMGFASSIRQARQMVVHRHIQLNGKRVDRPSHRVSIGDQVTLKESSRDIESFNSNFRELKSHPSYISRDVESFTASLTKSPDREEIPVEVNDHLVVEYYTAL, from the coding sequence ATGGCAAGAAATTTAAATCCCAGATTCAAAGAATCCCGACGCTTAGGGGTAAACATATACGGGCATCCTAAAGCAATGGATCGATATAGAAAGGGCATGGGCCGGGGAGATAAAAAACTTTCCACCTACGGAGAGCAACTTCTGCAAAAACAACGGTTAAAAGCCTACTATGGCGTGCTGGAAAAACAAATGCGAAGATACATGGATGAAGCGAAGAAAAGCGCGGATATTACCGGTGATCAATTGGTTCGATTATTAGAGACCCGACTGGATAATATGGTATATCGTATGGGTTTTGCAAGTTCCATCCGTCAAGCAAGACAAATGGTAGTACATCGACACATTCAGCTAAACGGTAAGCGAGTGGACCGGCCCTCCCATCGGGTAAGTATTGGAGACCAGGTTACCCTGAAGGAAAGCTCTAGAGACATTGAAAGTTTTAATAGTAATTTCCGGGAACTTAAGTCCCACCCCTCCTATATTTCCCGGGATGTGGAAAGTTTCACCGCAAGCTTAACAAAAAGTCCCGACCGGGAAGAAATTCCTGTGGAAGTCAATGACCATCTGGTGGTGGAATATTATACCGCTTTATAA